One part of the Sphingopyxis sp. PAMC25046 genome encodes these proteins:
- a CDS encoding alpha/beta hydrolase-fold protein, with protein MQFSVRASVEQFTLAHPFREGLLQISVAVPAIEAADAPIPVLYIVDGDILFGMAAEIGRAVSTVEGFPAHYVVGIGYDAAFADVMRLRTADLAPPIGAEALDDLGAFGTAIGGENSGGADAFLAFLIETLRPEIAARYPQTVGGAPILFGHSLGGLFAANALLTRPDSFASFIISSPSLWWDGFSILQKLSGFNQRLARLPQQPRVFVDVGAKEQDVPTSVPDGMGLTLEEAQAQVRAARMVDGAKDFAGALRDSGVSNLRHVAFAEDDHVSVAPAAILHGMRFALGRGA; from the coding sequence ATGCAATTTTCCGTCCGCGCTTCGGTCGAGCAATTCACGCTCGCACATCCCTTTCGCGAGGGGCTGCTCCAGATCAGCGTTGCGGTCCCGGCGATCGAGGCGGCCGATGCGCCCATTCCGGTGCTCTATATCGTCGACGGCGACATCCTGTTCGGCATGGCGGCGGAGATCGGGCGCGCGGTTTCGACCGTGGAGGGGTTTCCGGCGCACTATGTCGTCGGGATCGGCTATGATGCGGCGTTCGCCGATGTCATGCGGCTGCGCACGGCTGATCTCGCCCCGCCGATCGGGGCCGAGGCGCTCGACGATCTCGGGGCGTTCGGCACGGCGATAGGCGGCGAAAACAGCGGTGGTGCCGACGCATTCCTGGCCTTCCTGATAGAGACGCTGCGGCCCGAGATCGCGGCGCGCTATCCGCAGACGGTCGGCGGCGCGCCGATCCTGTTCGGTCATTCGCTCGGGGGCCTTTTCGCCGCCAATGCCCTGTTGACCCGGCCCGACAGCTTCGCGTCGTTCATCATCAGCAGCCCGTCGCTTTGGTGGGACGGCTTTTCGATTCTCCAGAAGTTATCCGGCTTCAACCAGCGGCTCGCGCGGCTGCCGCAGCAGCCGCGCGTGTTCGTCGACGTTGGCGCCAAAGAGCAGGACGTGCCGACGAGCGTACCCGACGGGATGGGCCTGACGCTGGAGGAAGCGCAGGCACAGGTGCGTGCCGCGCGCATGGTCGACGGCGCAAAGGATTTCGCTGGCGCGCTGCGCGATTCCGGCGTCTCGAACCTGCGCCATGTCGCCTTTGCCGAAGACGATCACGTCTCGGTCGCACCGGCCGCTATCCTTCACGGCATGCGATTTGCGCTGGGCCGCGGGGCGTGA
- a CDS encoding MarR family transcriptional regulator — MRDQDDSARDAEAAATPSVVRTVEALSRAAARTGSVAEKQLVEGARQLLRARLKMARIAPKGLLRDSAWDMMLELFINGEEGGILYVKQLMLMSGESSTAAMRRIDRLEEAGFVERFSDPLDGRRVIVQLKDIGRTAMLAMLQHVFETDTQPPPIE; from the coding sequence ATGCGCGATCAAGATGACAGCGCCCGGGATGCCGAAGCCGCGGCTACGCCGAGCGTCGTGCGCACGGTCGAGGCACTTTCCCGTGCTGCCGCACGGACTGGGAGCGTCGCCGAAAAGCAACTTGTCGAAGGCGCGCGGCAATTGTTGCGGGCAAGGCTGAAAATGGCCCGGATCGCGCCCAAGGGACTGTTGCGCGATTCCGCCTGGGACATGATGCTCGAACTGTTCATCAATGGCGAAGAAGGTGGTATTCTTTATGTGAAGCAACTCATGCTGATGTCGGGAGAGTCCTCGACCGCAGCGATGCGGCGCATCGACCGGCTGGAGGAAGCGGGATTCGTCGAAAGATTTTCCGATCCCCTCGATGGCCGTCGCGTCATTGTTCAATTGAAAGACATCGGGCGCACCGCGATGCTGGCGATGTTGCAGCATGTTTTTGAAACGGACACACAGCCTCCGCCGATCGAATAG
- a CDS encoding MFS transporter codes for MANFYGLVVRQMLNLIAPGLQVSFGFSDFQLGMLQGLGMAVFACVASYPMGWLADRYGRRLLLAIGVGIWSLSTVLYAFQDSFGGLFAGTVGIAIGEAGLIPIIYAMIPDLFPEHRRNTANLIFYGGSLFGAGIGMALGGAMLEWLGASPGSLPDWLAGVDTWRVAMVMIALPGPVFLLLIATMPLAGHGSPVHAAQTATPPKAPGFAPYAQAHWRTLACVCGSIFAMAVAMTSALIWFPVALPRAFGIDPATVGVGLGTAVTAATLIGVFLPGIALKFGRRGGLTPIKATSFFLWLTPLPALFLPFVTSPFEAYTIAALQGAMGVAGSALMPGIFQDLAPAALRARVMTLLGIANALALAASPLAVGMISSLMAGPRGMLYSVAIVSIPSLFAAAVLMTLAQRPYAATVRAVRSPFPGEEV; via the coding sequence ATGGCCAATTTCTATGGCCTCGTCGTCCGGCAGATGCTCAACCTGATCGCGCCCGGCCTCCAGGTTTCGTTCGGCTTCTCCGACTTCCAGCTCGGAATGCTCCAGGGGCTCGGCATGGCGGTCTTTGCCTGTGTCGCGAGCTACCCGATGGGCTGGCTCGCCGATCGCTACGGCCGCCGCCTGCTGCTCGCGATCGGGGTCGGCATATGGTCGCTTTCGACCGTCCTATACGCATTTCAGGATAGCTTCGGCGGCCTCTTCGCGGGGACGGTCGGCATCGCAATCGGCGAAGCCGGGCTGATCCCAATCATTTATGCGATGATCCCCGACCTGTTCCCCGAACATAGGCGCAACACGGCCAATCTGATCTTTTATGGCGGATCGCTGTTTGGCGCCGGGATCGGCATGGCGCTCGGCGGGGCGATGCTCGAATGGTTGGGAGCATCGCCCGGCAGTCTGCCCGACTGGCTCGCAGGCGTCGATACATGGCGCGTCGCGATGGTGATGATCGCCCTGCCCGGCCCGGTCTTCCTCCTACTCATTGCAACGATGCCGCTTGCCGGGCACGGATCGCCCGTTCATGCGGCGCAAACGGCCACCCCGCCCAAAGCGCCGGGCTTTGCCCCTTACGCCCAAGCACATTGGCGCACGCTCGCCTGTGTCTGCGGTTCGATATTTGCCATGGCGGTGGCGATGACCTCGGCGCTCATCTGGTTCCCCGTCGCCTTGCCGCGTGCCTTCGGCATCGATCCGGCGACCGTTGGCGTGGGGCTTGGTACGGCGGTCACCGCCGCGACGCTGATCGGCGTGTTTCTTCCCGGCATCGCGCTGAAATTCGGACGGCGCGGCGGGCTTACGCCGATCAAGGCGACGAGCTTCTTTCTCTGGCTGACACCGTTGCCCGCCTTGTTCTTGCCCTTCGTCACCTCCCCCTTTGAGGCCTACACCATCGCCGCGCTTCAGGGCGCGATGGGCGTGGCCGGTTCGGCGCTGATGCCAGGGATATTTCAGGACCTCGCGCCCGCCGCTCTGCGGGCGCGCGTGATGACCCTGCTCGGCATCGCCAATGCACTGGCCCTCGCGGCGTCACCGCTCGCGGTCGGCATGATCTCAAGCCTGATGGCCGGGCCGCGTGGCATGCTTTATTCGGTAGCGATCGTTAGCATTCCCTCGCTTTTTGCCGCCGCTGTCCTGATGACGCTCGCCCAGCGCCCCTATGCCGCCACGGTCCGCGCCGTGCGATCCCCGTTTCCAGGAGAAGAAGTATGA
- a CDS encoding HlyD family type I secretion periplasmic adaptor subunit, whose translation MTGPSADSWTFGEGRDNRLPSAARLVWLLSALFLAGLVWAWLAELDEVATGDGRVVPTSREQVIQSLEGGILAKLHVRPDSLVRPGQILAQLDPTQAGSTVEESAAKYRAALAASARLRAEVNQTVLNFPDELEDFPELKAEETRLFEARRRSLASSLGLIDESLALISKELAIGESLIDVGAASNVEVLRLKRQRAELALKKADLRSQYIVEARQELAKADEEVMALAPVVRGRSDTLNRLTLRSPVRGIVKSIEVSTVGGVIPPNGQLMEIIPLDDQLMIEARMSPRDIAFIRPGQRATVKITAYDYSIYGGLDGRVTTISPDTIRDEVKPEIYYYRVFIRAKADALVNKAGKHFPIVPGMIATVDVHTGQKSVLEYLLKPLNRAREALRER comes from the coding sequence GTGACTGGCCCGTCTGCCGATAGCTGGACGTTCGGCGAAGGGCGGGACAATCGGCTTCCGTCCGCCGCCCGGCTCGTCTGGCTGCTGTCCGCGCTCTTCCTTGCCGGCCTGGTCTGGGCCTGGCTGGCGGAACTCGACGAGGTCGCGACCGGCGACGGCCGCGTCGTTCCGACGTCGCGCGAGCAAGTCATCCAATCGCTCGAAGGCGGGATATTGGCCAAACTTCATGTGCGTCCGGATTCGCTCGTGAGACCCGGCCAGATTCTCGCACAGCTCGACCCCACGCAAGCCGGTTCGACGGTTGAAGAGAGCGCCGCGAAATACCGCGCCGCGCTTGCTGCCTCGGCGCGGCTACGGGCGGAAGTCAACCAGACGGTGCTCAATTTCCCCGACGAACTGGAGGACTTCCCCGAGCTCAAGGCCGAGGAGACGCGTCTCTTTGAGGCGCGGCGCCGCAGTCTTGCCAGCTCATTGGGGCTGATCGACGAATCGCTCGCTCTCATCAGCAAGGAGCTCGCGATCGGCGAATCGCTGATCGATGTGGGGGCCGCGAGCAATGTCGAGGTATTGCGTCTCAAAAGGCAGCGCGCGGAGCTTGCTCTGAAGAAGGCCGATCTGCGCTCGCAATATATCGTCGAAGCGCGGCAGGAGCTTGCCAAGGCCGACGAAGAGGTCATGGCGCTGGCGCCCGTCGTCCGGGGGCGATCCGATACGCTCAATCGCCTGACGTTGCGTTCGCCGGTACGGGGAATCGTCAAGAGCATCGAAGTGTCGACGGTCGGCGGCGTCATTCCGCCCAACGGGCAACTCATGGAGATTATTCCGCTCGACGACCAGTTGATGATCGAAGCGCGGATGTCCCCGCGCGACATTGCCTTCATCCGGCCGGGACAGCGGGCAACGGTCAAGATCACCGCTTATGACTATTCAATTTATGGCGGGCTCGATGGCCGGGTCACGACCATTTCACCCGACACGATCCGCGATGAGGTCAAACCCGAGATATATTATTATCGCGTCTTCATCCGGGCCAAGGCCGACGCGCTGGTCAACAAGGCGGGAAAGCATTTCCCCATCGTGCCCGGCATGATCGCGACGGTCGACGTTCACACGGGGCAAAAGTCGGTCCTGGAATATCTGTTGAAGCCATTAAACCGCGCGCGGGAGGCGCTGCGCGAGCGATGA
- a CDS encoding type I secretion system permease/ATPase, with amino-acid sequence MAALPLPSFRVEPWIEAFRLVARHYRMPGPAEDSKLASLWNNDADDTERIRTLARGSGLRIHFLTADHVKLAAERLPLIVELADGGLAVVTAIDSSGSASIAVMGEGGLENEIAVDRLLASTMRCIVPRPARSVRDARVDTYIRPYEDHWLRRIIFQDIGSYSHVLVASLVANMLALAGVLFSMQVYDRVIPAESFPTLYVLFAGVMLAIGFDFLFRRLRMGIIDLLGKRADLRMSDRVFGHALRVRSRDKPSSTGAFIAQLRELEQVRELLTSTTVAALADIPFFLLFLTIFWFIAGPLAVVPLAALVLLLVPGLLAQRRLRTYANGAMRESSLRNAMLVEAVQGLEDIKLLQAEHRFQHQWNNYNAAAAEAQLKLRGLTNSLTVWAQNVQNGVYAATIFVGAPLVMAGDITTGVLVAASILGSRMIAPIAQVTQILNRLQQAKVGVQSLDQIMALPIDNPDDEHRIQVPAITGGFRFHSAVFRYADPDSPVALSVAGLEIAPGEKIAVLGRNGAGKSTLLQGCSGLLHPASGEVLLDGLALHQIDPADVRRDVGLLSQGSRLFHGTIRENLTLGHPQASNREILQALELVGANEFIRRSRAGLEHVILEGGIGLSGGQIQALLLARLLIREPKVVLLDEPTASMDEGTERVFIENFAKWSRDRTVIIATHRMRVLDLVDRVIVVHNGAISLDQPKADALRTMLTKGKAA; translated from the coding sequence ATGGCCGCCCTTCCGCTGCCGTCGTTTCGCGTGGAGCCGTGGATCGAAGCTTTCCGGCTGGTCGCGCGTCACTATCGGATGCCCGGTCCCGCCGAGGACAGCAAGCTTGCCAGTCTGTGGAACAATGACGCCGATGATACCGAACGCATTCGAACGCTAGCGCGCGGTTCCGGCCTGCGTATCCATTTCCTGACGGCCGATCATGTGAAGCTTGCCGCGGAACGCCTGCCGCTGATCGTAGAACTGGCGGACGGCGGACTCGCGGTCGTTACCGCCATTGATTCGTCGGGCAGCGCGAGCATTGCCGTCATGGGCGAAGGCGGGTTGGAGAATGAGATCGCTGTCGACCGCCTGCTGGCATCGACGATGCGGTGCATCGTGCCGCGCCCGGCGCGTTCGGTGCGCGATGCGCGGGTAGATACCTATATCCGCCCCTATGAAGACCATTGGCTGCGCCGGATCATCTTTCAGGACATCGGATCCTATTCGCATGTCCTCGTTGCATCGCTGGTCGCGAACATGCTGGCGCTGGCGGGCGTCCTGTTCTCGATGCAGGTCTATGACCGCGTTATTCCGGCCGAGTCCTTTCCGACCCTCTATGTCCTTTTTGCCGGAGTCATGCTGGCGATCGGTTTTGATTTCCTGTTCCGTCGCCTGCGGATGGGTATCATCGACTTGCTCGGCAAGCGGGCGGACCTACGTATGTCCGATCGGGTCTTTGGTCATGCGCTGCGGGTTCGCAGCCGCGACAAGCCATCGTCGACGGGCGCCTTTATCGCGCAACTTCGCGAACTGGAGCAGGTGCGCGAACTTCTGACCTCGACCACTGTCGCGGCGCTAGCGGACATTCCCTTCTTCCTTCTGTTTCTGACGATATTCTGGTTCATCGCCGGCCCGCTGGCTGTTGTTCCACTAGCCGCGCTAGTCCTGCTTCTCGTGCCCGGCCTGCTCGCCCAGCGGCGGCTTCGCACCTATGCCAATGGGGCGATGCGGGAATCGTCGCTGCGCAACGCGATGCTGGTCGAGGCGGTTCAGGGGCTTGAAGACATCAAGCTGCTGCAGGCCGAGCATCGTTTCCAGCACCAGTGGAACAATTATAATGCGGCGGCAGCCGAGGCGCAGTTGAAGCTGCGCGGCCTGACCAACAGTCTTACCGTCTGGGCGCAGAATGTTCAGAATGGCGTGTATGCCGCGACCATTTTCGTCGGCGCGCCGCTCGTCATGGCGGGAGACATCACCACCGGCGTGCTGGTTGCGGCATCGATCCTCGGGTCGCGCATGATCGCGCCGATCGCGCAGGTCACCCAGATCCTCAACCGGCTTCAGCAGGCCAAGGTCGGCGTCCAAAGCCTGGACCAGATCATGGCGCTGCCGATCGACAATCCCGATGACGAGCATCGCATTCAGGTCCCTGCGATCACCGGCGGCTTCAGGTTTCATTCGGCGGTGTTCCGCTATGCCGATCCCGATTCCCCGGTCGCGCTGTCGGTGGCGGGGCTGGAAATCGCGCCGGGCGAAAAAATCGCCGTGCTGGGCCGAAACGGGGCGGGCAAGTCGACATTGCTGCAGGGCTGTTCGGGGCTTCTCCATCCCGCATCGGGGGAAGTGTTGCTCGATGGTCTGGCGCTGCACCAGATCGACCCCGCCGACGTGCGGCGCGACGTCGGCCTGCTCAGCCAGGGAAGCCGCCTGTTTCACGGAACGATCCGCGAAAATCTGACGCTCGGCCATCCACAGGCGTCGAATCGGGAAATCTTGCAGGCACTCGAACTGGTCGGGGCAAATGAATTCATCCGCCGTTCGCGCGCGGGCCTTGAACATGTCATTCTGGAAGGAGGAATCGGCCTGTCGGGCGGACAAATTCAGGCGTTACTGCTGGCAAGGCTGTTGATTCGCGAGCCGAAGGTCGTGCTGCTCGACGAACCCACCGCGTCGATGGACGAAGGAACAGAGCGCGTCTTCATCGAGAATTTCGCGAAATGGAGCCGCGATCGTACGGTGATCATCGCCACGCACCGGATGCGCGTCCTCGATCTCGTCGATCGCGTCATCGTCGTCCACAACGGGGCGATCTCGCTCGATCAACCGAAGGCGGACGCCCTGCGTACCATGCTGACGAAGGGGAAGGCCGCGTGA
- a CDS encoding TolC family protein encodes MTWEGVVREAVRWHPSITESVGRLREQAEEIEIAKAGYRPQISAGLGSSYDNATLSRWRPRASVSASQMLYDFGKVSSSVASAEAGTRAGRAELLISVDSLIRDTSYAVIEIQRDRGLRRVALDQLQSIRSIDELVKHRFRLGASTKSDALQAQARVQAAKVTLQQIEAEQRRWNSNLAFLLGRPTAPEVSLDPAPGLHGACARGEPDWTIVPAVMQAQARRDQALADLKRSRADGLPTISLGAGGGADIHDPFSRRADYNFGISVSSALYSGGARKARARGASYALGAADAAEARVRNEVGRLLAEAERQLSSLTGVADTLAARQASMDETGRLYRLQYLDMGTRTLVDLLNAEQELHQVRFDLVNTRYDIRRLQVDCLFHSGVQRDVFGLSGTTVRGVVL; translated from the coding sequence ATGACATGGGAGGGCGTGGTTCGCGAGGCGGTCCGATGGCATCCCTCAATCACCGAGTCGGTCGGACGATTGCGCGAGCAGGCCGAAGAAATCGAAATCGCGAAAGCAGGCTACCGACCACAGATCAGCGCGGGACTTGGGTCAAGCTACGACAATGCGACCCTCAGTCGCTGGCGCCCCCGGGCGAGCGTTTCCGCGTCGCAGATGCTGTATGATTTCGGCAAGGTTTCAAGTTCGGTTGCATCCGCTGAAGCAGGAACACGGGCGGGGCGGGCGGAATTGCTCATCTCGGTCGACAGCCTCATTCGCGATACCAGCTATGCGGTGATCGAAATTCAGCGCGACCGGGGGCTGCGGCGGGTGGCGCTCGACCAGCTTCAGAGTATTCGCAGTATCGACGAACTGGTGAAGCATCGTTTTCGGCTAGGTGCCAGCACCAAGTCCGACGCCTTGCAGGCGCAGGCGCGCGTCCAGGCGGCCAAGGTCACTTTACAGCAGATCGAAGCCGAGCAGCGGCGCTGGAACAGCAATCTTGCCTTTCTGCTGGGCAGGCCGACGGCGCCAGAGGTTTCGCTCGATCCGGCGCCGGGCCTGCACGGCGCCTGCGCGCGCGGCGAACCCGACTGGACGATCGTGCCTGCCGTCATGCAGGCACAGGCGCGGCGCGATCAGGCGCTTGCCGACCTCAAGCGCAGCCGGGCGGACGGGTTGCCGACGATCTCGCTGGGCGCGGGCGGTGGCGCGGACATTCACGATCCCTTCTCGCGGCGTGCCGATTATAATTTCGGGATCAGCGTATCGAGCGCCCTTTACAGCGGCGGGGCGCGGAAAGCCCGGGCACGCGGCGCGAGCTATGCGCTCGGCGCGGCCGATGCAGCCGAAGCGCGCGTTCGCAACGAAGTCGGACGCCTGCTTGCCGAAGCCGAGCGCCAGCTCTCCAGCCTGACGGGCGTTGCCGACACATTGGCGGCGCGGCAGGCGAGCATGGACGAGACAGGGCGGCTCTACCGCCTGCAATATCTCGACATGGGGACGCGGACGCTGGTCGATCTGCTCAACGCCGAGCAGGAACTGCATCAGGTCCGCTTCGACCTCGTCAACACGCGCTACGATATTCGTCGTTTGCAGGTCGACTGCCTTTTTCATTCTGGCGTTCAGCGCGACGTTTTCGGATTGAGCGGCACGACGGTGAGAGGGGTGGTTCTGTGA
- a CDS encoding TonB-dependent receptor, with product MRRLNGIFAGTALVAVIATPSATWAQDADPAAPDEIVVTAQKREQRLIDVPSAVTAVSGDALTQRNLTRIEQFAAFTPGISFSEGLTGPQLTVRGLNASGQGATTAILVDDVPLTSSSSYQQSTTPNFDTYDLERIEVLRGPQGTLYGASALGGLVKYVTKAPNLSRVEGSAQLELNHVDDGETGGSVRAALNLPVIQDSVAIRVSGLYERLPGYIDNPLGNKRNVNSGERYGVRGALLWQATPDFSVRLSGIWQRDDRDAPVSIDVVGAALTPATPPENATSIANRGALQRNLRLGEPIKRKSQLYSATLNYDVGFASITSITSLAKMNFQRRKVLTHYNAAPGVTFGDVLSGAYGQPVDIRSNDFTAVRRINQEIRLASAPDSGPIDYLVGLFYTDEKSSIAQFFDVTSVTTPPEILTLPVPGGGLSVPARYRELAGFAQLTWHVLPTVEVTGGARYSRNRQRSQTTRFAGFVSQSFVDVTDPASKTKEGKATWSGAISWHPAERVTLYARVATGYRPGGPNLVPAAPPPGYRTSYGADTTVNYELGAKGELFTRRLTFDISAFSVDWTNIQIPTSVVDPDTGVPNNFTDNGGKARSRGVEYALRLAASPQLSFFVNGAYTDAKLRAAVPSIGGLRGDRLPYVPTFTNTAGFDYRVPVGGDATIFLGADWTYVGSRNSDFVVGGLAAPQTGHERLPSYSTVNLQGGVELGQHRLDLYVTNVGNARGLYYYLSGDGAGGTGNAIVQQPRTFGVRFRSNF from the coding sequence ATGCGACGTTTGAACGGGATATTTGCCGGCACCGCTCTGGTCGCTGTCATCGCAACACCATCGGCGACGTGGGCACAGGACGCCGACCCGGCCGCGCCCGATGAGATCGTCGTGACCGCGCAAAAGCGCGAGCAGCGGCTGATCGACGTTCCGTCTGCGGTCACGGCCGTGAGCGGAGATGCGTTGACGCAGCGCAACCTCACCCGCATCGAACAGTTCGCCGCTTTTACGCCCGGCATATCGTTCAGCGAGGGGCTGACTGGCCCGCAGCTTACCGTTCGCGGGCTCAACGCGAGCGGCCAGGGCGCCACGACCGCGATCCTCGTCGACGATGTGCCGCTCACCTCTTCATCATCGTACCAGCAAAGCACGACGCCCAACTTCGACACCTATGACCTTGAGCGGATCGAGGTGCTGCGCGGCCCCCAGGGAACGCTGTACGGTGCCTCAGCGCTCGGCGGGCTGGTGAAATATGTGACGAAGGCGCCCAATCTTTCCCGCGTCGAGGGATCGGCGCAGCTGGAACTCAATCACGTCGACGATGGCGAAACGGGAGGAAGCGTCCGCGCGGCGCTGAACCTGCCGGTTATCCAGGACAGCGTGGCGATCCGCGTTTCGGGGCTTTACGAGCGTCTTCCGGGCTATATCGACAATCCGCTGGGCAATAAGCGAAACGTCAACAGCGGGGAACGCTATGGAGTTCGCGGCGCCCTCTTGTGGCAGGCCACTCCCGACTTCAGCGTCCGGCTGAGCGGCATCTGGCAGCGCGACGATCGCGACGCGCCCGTCAGCATCGACGTGGTCGGCGCCGCGCTGACGCCGGCCACGCCGCCGGAGAACGCCACCTCGATCGCCAATCGGGGCGCACTGCAACGCAATCTGCGCCTCGGCGAACCGATCAAGCGCAAGTCGCAGCTGTATAGCGCGACGTTGAACTATGACGTCGGCTTCGCATCGATCACGAGCATCACCAGCCTAGCCAAGATGAATTTTCAGCGCAGGAAGGTCCTGACCCATTATAATGCGGCGCCGGGCGTGACCTTCGGCGACGTGCTCAGCGGGGCTTATGGGCAGCCGGTCGACATCCGGAGCAACGATTTCACCGCGGTGCGCCGCATCAATCAGGAAATCCGGCTCGCGTCAGCGCCCGACTCCGGACCGATCGACTATCTCGTCGGCCTTTTCTATACCGACGAAAAAAGCTCGATTGCCCAGTTCTTCGACGTAACCAGCGTTACAACGCCGCCGGAGATCCTGACGCTTCCGGTGCCGGGCGGCGGCTTGTCTGTTCCCGCCCGATATCGTGAGCTCGCCGGCTTTGCGCAGCTGACCTGGCATGTGCTGCCCACTGTCGAGGTTACGGGCGGCGCCCGATATTCGCGCAACCGGCAACGATCGCAAACGACGCGCTTCGCGGGCTTCGTTTCGCAATCCTTCGTCGATGTCACCGATCCGGCGTCGAAAACCAAAGAGGGAAAAGCCACCTGGTCCGGCGCGATCAGCTGGCACCCGGCCGAGCGGGTGACGCTCTATGCGCGGGTGGCGACGGGGTATCGGCCGGGTGGTCCCAACCTCGTGCCGGCGGCGCCGCCGCCGGGGTACCGGACCAGCTACGGCGCCGACACGACCGTGAATTACGAACTGGGCGCGAAAGGCGAATTGTTCACTCGCCGCCTGACCTTCGACATCTCGGCTTTTTCCGTCGACTGGACAAATATCCAGATCCCGACGTCGGTGGTCGATCCGGATACGGGAGTTCCCAACAATTTCACTGATAACGGCGGCAAGGCGCGTAGCCGCGGAGTCGAATATGCGCTGCGGCTCGCGGCATCACCGCAGCTTTCGTTCTTCGTCAACGGCGCTTACACCGACGCTAAGCTGCGGGCAGCCGTCCCGAGTATCGGCGGCCTTCGGGGCGATCGCCTGCCCTATGTGCCGACCTTCACGAATACAGCCGGCTTCGACTATCGCGTGCCGGTCGGCGGCGACGCGACGATATTCCTGGGGGCGGACTGGACCTATGTGGGATCGCGCAATTCGGACTTTGTAGTCGGCGGGCTCGCGGCGCCGCAGACCGGTCATGAACGGCTTCCAAGCTACAGCACAGTGAACCTGCAAGGCGGAGTCGAGCTTGGCCAGCACCGCCTCGACCTCTATGTCACGAACGTCGGGAATGCGCGCGGGCTTTATTATTATCTCAGCGGCGATGGGGCGGGGGGGACGGGCAATGCTATCGTCCAGCAGCCGCGGACCTTCGGCGTTCGATTCCGTTCGAACTTCTGA
- a CDS encoding amidase family protein — MTAIITTDRPDDMTSMREAVEAGETTSAALVERAIERAEAVNSQLNFITWPCFDRARAQAAGPRPGPLGGLPTLIKDSILEKGTRSSFGAVVLRDYIPVEDGPYARAINSAGLISIARTAMPELGLNVVTESPLVGVTRNPWSLDRTPGGSSGGGAAAVAAGVVPVAHASDGLGSIRHGAAPCGLVGLKPSRGRNIGDEAMRSIADLNVDGCVSRTVRDTAAWLAATQTRAPDAAFTPVPLVTAPIDSKLRIHAYSTVMRSGADPDASVARVFADTIGLLGRLGHDVSDGQLPFDARAAISALSDITEGRFSRRLGAVAELLGVVITPVDLEYRSQTIVEQGNRISDEQYDAAWALMEKNVASYLALLDEIDIWMTPTFSTEIIRTGVFGPDTAWLDTRDHLLDYAGYCWIDNFAGSPSISLPMGFSDNGLPVGVQLATRPGGEALLLALAYQLEDAIAWWRHTPPIWVGA; from the coding sequence ATGACCGCCATCATTACGACCGACCGTCCCGACGATATGACCAGCATGCGTGAAGCGGTCGAGGCCGGGGAAACGACTTCGGCGGCGTTGGTCGAACGCGCGATCGAACGTGCCGAAGCGGTCAATTCGCAGCTCAATTTCATCACATGGCCCTGCTTCGACCGCGCCCGCGCGCAGGCAGCCGGTCCTCGCCCGGGACCGCTTGGCGGTCTCCCAACCCTGATCAAGGATTCGATCCTGGAAAAGGGCACCCGGTCGAGCTTTGGCGCGGTTGTGCTCCGCGACTACATCCCCGTCGAAGATGGGCCCTACGCTCGTGCGATAAACAGCGCCGGTCTGATCTCCATCGCCCGCACGGCGATGCCCGAACTCGGGCTCAATGTGGTAACCGAATCGCCGCTGGTGGGCGTGACCCGCAATCCGTGGAGCCTCGACCGCACCCCCGGCGGTTCGTCAGGCGGCGGCGCGGCGGCCGTGGCGGCCGGCGTCGTACCGGTCGCCCATGCCAGCGACGGGCTGGGGTCGATCCGTCATGGCGCGGCGCCGTGCGGCCTCGTTGGTCTCAAGCCATCGCGCGGACGCAATATCGGCGACGAGGCGATGCGCTCGATCGCCGACCTGAATGTCGATGGCTGCGTCAGCCGCACGGTGCGGGACACCGCCGCCTGGCTCGCAGCAACCCAGACGCGCGCGCCTGACGCAGCCTTCACGCCGGTGCCGCTCGTAACCGCGCCGATCGACAGCAAGCTCCGCATCCATGCCTACAGCACGGTGATGCGCAGCGGCGCGGATCCAGACGCGAGCGTCGCGCGGGTCTTTGCTGACACGATCGGTCTGCTCGGCCGCCTCGGCCATGACGTCAGCGACGGCCAGCTGCCCTTCGACGCGCGCGCCGCGATCTCTGCGCTCAGCGACATAACCGAAGGCAGGTTTTCGCGGCGCCTGGGGGCGGTCGCCGAACTTCTCGGCGTGGTCATCACCCCGGTCGATCTCGAATATCGCTCTCAAACGATCGTCGAACAGGGGAACCGGATTTCGGACGAGCAATATGACGCGGCATGGGCGCTTATGGAGAAAAACGTCGCATCCTATCTCGCGCTGCTGGACGAGATCGATATCTGGATGACCCCCACTTTCAGCACCGAAATCATCCGCACCGGCGTCTTCGGACCCGACACCGCATGGCTCGACACGCGCGATCATCTGCTCGACTATGCCGGCTATTGCTGGATCGATAATTTTGCCGGCTCGCCTTCGATCAGCCTGCCGATGGGTTTCAGCGACAATGGATTGCCCGTCGGCGTCCAGTTGGCAACCCGGCCCGGCGGCGAGGCACTTCTGCTCGCGCTCGCATACCAGCTGGAAGATGCCATTGCATGGTGGCGTCACACCCCGCCGATCTGGGTCGGCGCGTGA